In Daphnia magna isolate NIES linkage group LG5, ASM2063170v1.1, whole genome shotgun sequence, the sequence CACCAGACAGCTCATCTAAGAATTTACGTCAACATTCTCAACAGCAAAATCGTTTCAACAATAGAGACCTTAACAATTGTaagtattaattttatttgcttgAATCATGCCCTTgctaactttttattttctttaatatagATCATATCTCACTAGGGAGCTCACCAATCAGTTCAAGTCAAAATTCTCAACAACGAACTAGTTTTGCACCCATTTCTAGCACACCGGTCCATAAACGAAACTTAATTAAGGAGACACAATCGGATAGTAATTCCTTGAGTGTTTCCCGCATATCCCATCATAAAGGACACGGTAATTATTTTAAGATGTAATTATGAAATGTATccttaaaatgatttttgttttcagatgCTGAACCTTCCGCTTCGAATATTAAGCTACCAAATGAGATCGTGGACTACCTAACAAAATCAATGGTCCGACAGGACGAACTTTTTCGAGTAGTTCAGTCCCTGGTTGCTAGTAGACCAATCACTACGTCTGAGGAAGAACACGACGATTTCGTAGAAAAACTTCCCGATTTCCCTATTTCTTCTATGGAAGACTTTCTTTCATTGGAGAGTGAGCTGCTTCAAAAACGTTTCAACATATATTTTGCAAgcttatttccattttttaaatgttctcATTTAAAgcaagttatttttttttctattaagGTTCGTTACCTTATATCTTTGGGAGGTGGTACTCTTGCTGATTCTTCCAAGCTTTTATTAAGGCATTGCTTAGAAAAGGATGTTGCAATCGAATATAGCCAccaaggaaaaggaaaactgaaaaaaaaacctttgaaCGCAACTGAATTTTACAAAGCATATAAAGGTAAAGTTaactaaaatattttttcaatgtgtttattcttttttttttttttagttgcaCTTCGCAAGCGCCACAAGAAAATTTACGATGATTCAACGGTTAATAACTGCATTGTAAATTTCCTGCGTGGTGCAAAGGATCGCAAAGACGGAAGAAACCAAAGGCGTAAGATTgctgaagaagatgaagaaaacaaagaaaacgataacatcacagacgaagaaaatgaagacgaagaaaatgaagacgaTGAAAATGAAGTCCAAGGGCCTTCGGATGAGGACTGAAAATTTATATTAGTTGATCTGTTTTTTCAGTTTCCgtttgttcattttttgttaaaataagTAAATGTTACAAATACAACAATGAGCGATGACTTCTTCTGTAATATTCTGTAAATATTCttttgtaaaataataaaaaataaaaataaaataataaaaattaaatacagAAATTGGTAGGATACAGTGCATGGGTTCCGTATCGGTGCGACCTCGGTCGGGATATCGGGCCTACTCAGATCGGTGCGCCAAACTGAGCTCCAGCCGATATCGGTTTAGGTTGGCACGTGATATCGGCTAGGTACAAATGCCAACACGGTCCGATATCGGACCGACAACATGTGTTACTTGGGACATACTCCATTATTAAAGTCCCCAGATTACAATGGCGATAActatcacaaaaaaaagggcagaACTTTGGTTAATTTAACTTTCGCTATACACTCTTCGAACGTATCAGTGATAAAATATGATTAAGTGACTTAAAGTGGTTTGAGACAACTTTTTTCAATTGCACACAAAGTTTGGTAATAAAAAGCTACAGCGTGACGACCGAGAAACATATCATattgtaatagaccgcagcaactcctcctagcaactgcagccccacccagcaagaaggtcgtcatgaatgcaaccttccctgcggataatagttaatgataaaagtaaaagttattgtaaacccctcccttcttaaccttcaatctcttggtatataagcacatggttgtatcgtcttaagtagagttagtttactggcaaatacacagtctagaaactattacatttggaggtcccaacgagacagcaagaataacaacgagactctggaagaaaagtttctgatctgtgcttcattcgccagctgcaagtattcaacgcctctatcaccaagtcttcaagcaaccgacatcggaacatcatcgaggtaagcgaatgccgtttgattcacctgtacaaaagactgctctcaacgagaacacactactacctttataccccgtactacaagaatctgatttaaccgaccaagacccaaacctaagtcaccatcgagagcaatttttggacaattggaagaccttaatagacttagaatttaagcaagacttagaaagaagtaaagcataccagacaatctcaacaactgaaaatatccagcagttacaaacacagaaacaagaagcaagtcaggcgacgcaaaattcgctgcatttttacacttattaccttctagaaaaaactttaaaagtaacagatggtgtaacagcagaaaccattgctaatgctactaaaacactcaaagacgatatagtcgcacaaggtgggaacaccagaacactcgatagtttactccaacagctacacacattgcacggaaaagaaaaagaatttttgttcggtaccatcaatgtattgcagaaagagtcagtaatc encodes:
- the LOC123472176 gene encoding uncharacterized protein LOC123472176 isoform X2, which produces MWLALKTIDNQLSRGVVASSSWRLDLIKMLYFIMDRQSIMVPRRGKRITAGKQAKNLTFSESYLGQRSVKSKVKKIREIGMCPPKKLARVAVGKPKKPAVECFKSSINSPPVISSNSLREQLSANNRNLNNFHVSPDSSPKSLRQHSHQQQTSFNNRDLNNYNVSPDNSPKSLRQHSQQQNRSNNGDINNYHVSPDSSSKNLRQHSQQQNRFNNRDLNNYHISLGSSPISSSQNSQQRTSFAPISSTPVHKRNLIKETQSDSNSLSVSRISHHKGHDAEPSASNIKLPNEIVDYLTKSMVRQDELFRVVQSLVASRPITTSEEEHDDFVEKLPDFPISSMEDFLSLESELLQKRFNIYFVRYLISLGGGTLADSSKLLLRHCLEKDVAIEYSHQGKGKLKKKPLNATEFYKAYKVALRKRHKKIYDDSTVNNCIVNFLRGAKDRKDGRNQRRKIAEEDEENKENDNITDEENEDEENEDDENEVQGPSDED
- the LOC123472176 gene encoding uncharacterized protein PFB0145c-like isoform X1, whose amino-acid sequence is MWLALKTIDNQLSRGVVASSSWRLDLIKMLYFIMDRQSIMVPRRGKRITAGKQAKNLTFSESYLGQRSVKSKVKKIREIGMCPPKKLARVAVGKPKKPAVECFKSSINSPPVISSNSLREQLSANNRNLNNFHVSPDSSPKSLRQHSHQQQTSFNNRDLNNYNVSPDNSPKSLRQHSQQQNRSNNGDINNYHVSPDSSSKNLRQHSQQQNRFNNRDLNNYHISLGSSPISSSQNSQQRTSFAPISSTPVHKRNLIKETQSDSNSLSVSRISHHKGHDAEPSASNIKLPNEIVDYLTKSMVRQDELFRVVQSLVASRPITTSEEEHDDFVEKLPDFPISSMEDFLSLESELLQKRFNIYFASLFPFFKCSHLKQVIFFSIKVRYLISLGGGTLADSSKLLLRHCLEKDVAIEYSHQGKGKLKKKPLNATEFYKAYKVALRKRHKKIYDDSTVNNCIVNFLRGAKDRKDGRNQRRKIAEEDEENKENDNITDEENEDEENEDDENEVQGPSDED